The Ipomoea triloba cultivar NCNSP0323 chromosome 14, ASM357664v1 region TGAAGAACAGTGCACCCGACAGACAAAACTGCTATAGCATTAATTTCGGAAATGACAACTGTCAAATCTGCACGACTCCCACTCCCCTCATGCCTCATCACGTAACCCGAAAAAGCAGGTCATCATGGAGTCCTTCGACCTTTGAAAATCCAGTTGCGATAAGGGGAAATAAAAGATCCTTCAAATCTCTCAAAGCTCCAAACCCTCTCACAAACCTCACACGAAACCAGGAACCTTGAAGCAAAGCTCTACAATGGATCAAGACGAAACTCAATACTTTGATTTCTCCAGACTCACAAATAGATATCCCTCTGAAATTCAACATCAAGCATCCCGAGAGATGGTCACGATAATCAACAACAAGATAAAGCCTCCGGGAGGAGAACCAATCTGGTCGTGGTACTCAAGGGCAGAGCAACTAGACTACTTGAAAGGATTTCTCAAACCACTTGCATTCGAGAAAGGAGAAACAGCAAAGGCCAAGGATCCTGAGGTTTATTCTGAAACATCCTCCTTCTTTATCTGTTTTATTCAACAAATGAATATACATGAACATCATAGTTTCTGTCTTTAACAAATTTTTCAGGATATAATTGTTCTATCGGATACTGAGGATGAAACTAACCCAGAAAATGTCACTGTAGAAAAACCTTTGCCTCTAGTCTCTGTAAAACAAGAACCAATAGATGATGAACCTGATAAACTATCTGTTTCTGATAAAAATCCACCTGTGCCTGATAATGTCGACCCAGAGTCTGTCGTAGTATATGGTCCCCATCAACTTGAACCTCCTGCCTCGCTATTCTCCAAACTCAATCTGTTTAACATCATGGATGAACACCGAAGATCAACTTCTCTCACAAATAGATTGTCTATTCCCTTGAACATCCCTCAGAATACAAAACCCTCACAAGATCAAATTCTATCTCTACCATCATCACAAACCACACACACAGATAACCCTGAACatcaaaattctaaaattcCTCTTCCCATCCAGTCAGAAAACTCACATACTGACGAAATTAGGTCTGAACCTCTATCTGAACCAACTCCAGAAATAACACCTACCAACCCCATTGATGATTCTCCGTTAGACTTTGAGTTTGAAACAGGAAATCCTCCAGAAATACAAGTTGTAGAACCGACTGATGAAGAAGACAATCTGCCTTTGTCACAAGTGAAGAAGAACCAAGAAAAGGctaaaggaaagaagaagatcCAAGAAGACCAAGCTGACAAAAATCCTATGGCAAAAATTCAAGTTTTTCCTGCCCCTGTCACAAGGCGAAAAACCAGATCATCCACAGCTCAACCGGAAAAGGAAACCCCCTCACCGGCTggaaaaacaaagagaaaattGCCAATTGCTGAACAACCTGTCTCCCTGAAAACCACCACAagtaagaagagaaagaagaacacCACTCAAAATCAACAACCTGAAAGCCAGCCGGATGTCTCTACTGTAACACCCCTTGAAATAATCACCCCTCAATTCATATCTGATGAGTATGCAGCAAGATGGGACTCcacaaacaaaaggaaaatcTTGAGCGAAAGGTATCTTGATGTTGAAAAGTTCAAATCTGAGTGTCAACTCATGCCAGTATTTGAAAAGCTGAATCTTGTCAAGTCTGTCACAACCCAAAGGAGCTACCCACCTATAGCCATAAAGGAATTCTATGCCAATCTAATGAAGAGCATCAAGGAGGCTGGATCACTGCAGTATGGACGAGTTTGGCTAAGAGGAAATGAGTACAGTTTTGATACTCGCACCATCAACATGTATCTGGATATAGATGCAAGTGATATTGAGGACCCGGTCATTGGAGCAAACACCATCACAAAGGTCATTACAGGGGGAACATATAACTATTGGCCTGCAAAAACCAACATGCTACCTGCAAAATCCTTAACAACAAAGTATGCAATCCTACACAAAATAGCCATGACAAATTGGATGCCGAATGAACACAAAGCAGGATTAAACTTACTCATGGCCACCTTGATCTACAAAATCAGAAGAGGTATTCCTGTTGACTTAGACGATATAATCTTCAAACATGTGGCCTCTTTCAAGAAACCAGAGTCAAAGGAAAGCAAAGTGAAATTACTTTTCCCTTGCACAATCTATGGTGTACTGCTTTCGCAAGGATTCAAACCTGAGCCAAATGAGCCTATGGAAGCCCCACGAGTCAGAACAATTGATGCCAGACTCAAATTAGGAACTCATGTGCTTGACATTTTCCCAGAACATGCAAGTAGCTCAGCCCCAGCTCTGAACCTTGATGCACCGTTTACCAGCAAACTCACAGCCTAACACCTTGACAAAAGCATCAGAGATCTTAACACGATCATACAGATACTTGTTGAAAAGAGAACAATTGAGATGCAGTTAAGTGAACAATTGAGATTAAGAGACCAAGAGATGACTGCTACTGGCACTGAAACACCCACTGATCCAACCACTGCACCTGAAGCTGATTCCACTGCAAACAGCCAGCAGGATGAGTCCTCAGAATCTGATTGATTCTGTTCTAATACCTGGGTTGCCTTTTCTACTTGGTCCTGCTAGGGAGTCTTGTGGCTACAGATTCACAAGTTCCTGGCAATAGGGGGAGTAGGAACAACCTTCTAAACATTGGTTACTAGTTCTATGGTGGTTATTTGGTACTTGGTATTTTTTTTGATGAAGAAGATAGTCTGAAGACCCCACCTGCTCTGCCAATGGATTATTTGTAATAGGGTTTCGTGTTGTTTATGGtccttttgttttgtaatgaTGACATAATCATCTTCATGTTTTTTATACTGTTTTTTTTAGATTATGTTTTGAATGAACGCTGTTTTTAACTATCACTGATGTTTTAAGAAGATTGTTGTGAATTGCCAAGAAACTTGCTACAAAGGGAgagattgttaataaaattacaaaaaagaaaaatatttgtgaaactccctaagttgtaacaagtccttgtgacaattttgttagttcagcagatagttcaaaaacaGGTTCTCTTGTTATGTATTAGGTTTCCTGTAGTTCAGCAAAAGGCTCAGAAGACTTAGAAGACTTTAAAGACAGCTTGCTGAACGAATCACTGAACCAAGACAAGGAAGACAAGAAGAGGAATCAGAGTCAGTTACGAAGGCTTCAACAAACTTAACCGAATTTGGGCAAGATATATATGAGGAAAATTCCCAGTGATCGGTTGGTCATTCCAGAGCATAACAAAGATCTGAATGTGAAAGTTTCCTCATATATGATAACGAGAaatcttgacaaagcttacctttgattcaagatgcaTCTTTCTCATGAAGTTTTGGGCAAGCAGTCACTCTGAATGCCAGTTGTGCTAtaattgagggggagcctcaattcaagaagatcgagAGATCAAgtattcttcaactcttcaaggttgaactctagaatggtgatgatgaaTATTTCTAGAGTTACCGTGTGATTCTCTACTGTAAACTTGTGGTACATTTTCAGaattgatcaatgaagagttgggcaatcagagtgatgcccccccagacgtaggaattgagattccgaactgggttaccaattcTCGGTGTTCTTCCTGCTTTATTATCTTTTTACACATTAACTGTTTAATACTCTGTGTTCGTTTCGCTGCACTTGATCAGTAAATAGTTAAAGGTCATCTAACAAATCTAGTAATTAGATTTAATAGTTGGAAGACTCTTTTACAATCTTAGACCTAGGTTATGGAAGTCTAAGTTTCTCACTTGGCGACATTGGAAATcagaaaagaaataaacaatgcaagagagtccatTTCATTCAGACTGTTTGGCAACCACTATAGCTTGTCagttaacactttaggtgttacgcTTGGATTCCACATCAACGAGAGCATCTCTATGCCATATTTCAGGGAGtttaaggaagattttgatttagAAGCTGTTGCTATTCAGTATTGGAGgagcatcaccaacaatgccccttacaattcatcaaacctcAAGGCAAATCTCATCACAAGGAATGCTTTAAAGGCTATTAGGTTAGCCTTTGCAGTGAATCTCTCCGGCAGAACCACCAACCGCAACAAGGTCTATAAGCAAGATCTCTTttatatgtggtgcatggagaatgaagtGGAAATCAACTTGGGCGTGCAAGCGAGaaaatggctccaaacccaactTAAGCCTAAAGTTCAGACTGTtttcattggaccttttgttactagacTGGGCCAAGGGTTGAGCCTTACAGACCTTCTTATGGGAGAAAAGGATGAAGGTACCATGATTGCTTTCATtgttggtgagttctttgctatgAACATgaggttgggaggtgatgatgcgcCAGACTTAGAAGCTTCTGATGACACTGACgaggaggaagagaatgaggaggacaAAGCAGAACAGGAGCAAGGCCCAACTTCTATAGATTGGGAAGCGACTTAGATTTCCACAGGCAGCTCCATAATGAGCAGATGACTTATTGGCATGAGCAGCGCACATGGCAGGAAGGCCAGTTTACTTCCATATCTACGAGGCAAGACGTCCACAATGAAGAGCTTAATCGCATGCGAAGAGCAGTGGAGGAGAATGAGAGACGAATTGAAGAGCTTCAGGCTAGATTTGATAGCCAGTTCCACCCTCCCTCCTTCGGCGATCAGTGATGCCTCCCTCACCCGTTCTCAATCCTGACACTTGATCCATGATTCTAGAGTCCGATTAACATTGGTTACCTTTGGTTGATTGTCCCACCtgaacattaggttccctatgcgcggggttccgacctttatttcttttactttactttgctttactttatttatgctttatgttatttacattccaactgctttacttttatgcactttaaatatccgcatttctattttgaataattctgcttattttacattttattttaattatctatgtttatattttattgcttttatatttctatcagcttacaataattgaatagtactccgaaaacccttttgtatgttatgtctccatttcttatagagcatctataacgggagcaggcctatgctggaagctaaagtgtggaaagagggatgcatacttggtttatcctcttatcccttttctaatttaagccccgttttgatctttaaagtgtggaaatatttgtttatatagctttgtataTGTGTTATGTTAGAGCTTACCATTTtaaataggatcgtttgatgcataccctatatcccagagtaaattccaaagtgtggaaagggatcttttatttgtctaatcTTTAGAATCCCTGTTTGTTCCTTTACCATATatcgtatggaaacatcgagtacgatgtttattttaaagtgtggaaaggacgcactttgcgCTTAGTACgcttatatgcttaaaataagaaagttgaagctcttgggaatgataagcgggtgcatttgtagtttgaaaagagagttattatttgtgttatctagagagaattttgactagatgcccaaaaatttttactcttgaaatatctttgagaaAGTTACTTTTcacacccatgagagtgtttagagccaaaaataagtttatattattgcatgcttgcatgatgttcacctcttatttacgtaggaccttagtcaaggatctctcgaagtgggagtgtgcactctttaatttaagaaacataaaattagcgaggcccggaattggactaatttggtagggcatggggcaaaaggtgagcctgttgCTAAgcttaataagaaaaaaaaatcccttgatcataaatagaaaaaggcatgaggggttgacatggagagaagtcgaaaaggcaaaaggccaatcaccaagtttaaaaattgagggaagccaattcgttgggttgtgttcaaaccatagtcttcggtaagcaaaaaaaaaaaaaaagctttatctggagtcggttgttcacataaaaagaccccaagaattgagaaaacaagagatgatgtgagccgcttcgctaggattcgggtacccattacACTGTCCTCGAAaaaacatggagctccatgtgaagtcgggtggctcgatgacgttatcctaggaagtgagaagaaaagagggaccgcgctaagccaaaagcggtgagtggtccatgcccctaccctcatttacatttacgttgggctttggcgtataaggttggaaaagttgattagctagtgcacatcgttcccactagcgggatcggctagaggccctatttaaatagaaggtgaaccaaaacttcggaaatgcatgcttgcgtatggtgcgaggagtgtgatcctttatttcacttgtttatctacgaaaggtttttatttcccgaaaatatttcttgagttgatgacatctgatcaaaatcctttgtagataacacaaatgatttctcccgtttcaacagtcttagacacccatcattttgacttgccaaaaactttgttttacatgagaagatatctcggagacttatatgcttagatagtaaattgtcttgcttgagggcaagcaagaatcaaagtgtggaaaatttgataagcctccaagatacccttaaatcaagtacatattagggtgttttgtcatgCTTTTaacatccttacatgatgacttatgctcataaatgcttgaaaatcactaaccaacacacaaaagctacttttagcctaaaggaggtgaaacaggagccccgggagcaaataggagcaaaagttgagcttaaagagcaaaccaggcaagatcggagccctaGAGGACCCAAGTGGATGGCcaacgcgtgtgagcatgcgtggaaacaatccagtagcctcccacgcacactcacacgcgtgtgagcaggcgtggagactgcattgcgcaAAAATTGTTAGGGTTGCTtattcggagactatttaaacccctttgatagattttcagagggttcccagaaatttagttttcctttccttagtttttcttttggagaactttctccattttcttagattttcatttcttagtttagataaatctccattgtagcaagacaacaagcttggattgaaagattacttcactctaggtgatctctattactttctattatattttgttatcttgttcttggattaaattagcttttgccttgaatttcatatcatgagtggctagtttaatctagggatttggattgtgtgattgtatgatgctagtgtgatgatcttatctctattttggatctaaatgcttagattcttggattatctattcttgtctattaaTTGTTGTtctgatgagatcttgtttggatttggccaatctagatgagagattgagctcttgactctttcatgtctttgattagagttaggatttgaagcttgacacaatcatagttctatggacttcttaagaat contains the following coding sequences:
- the LOC116003879 gene encoding uncharacterized protein LOC116003879, encoding MVTIINNKIKPPGGEPIWSWYSRAEQLDYLKGFLKPLAFEKGETAKAKDPEDIIVLSDTEDETNPENVTVEKPLPLVSVKQEPIDDEPDKLSVSDKNPPVPDNVDPESVVVYGPHQLEPPASLFSKLNLFNIMDEHRRSTSLTNRLSIPLNIPQNTKPSQDQILSLPSSQTTHTDNPEHQNSKIPLPIQSENSHTDEIRSEPLSEPTPEITPTNPIDDSPLDFEFETGNPPEIQVVEPTDEEDNLPLSQVKKNQEKAKGKKKIQEDQADKNPMAKIQVFPAPVTRRKTRSSTAQPEKETPSPAGKTKRKLPIAEQPVSLKTTTSKKRKKNTTQNQQPESQPDVSTVTPLEIITPQFISDEYAARWDSTNKRKILSERYLDVEKFKSECQLMPVFEKLNLVKSVTTQRSYPPIAIKEFYANLMKSIKEAGSLQYGRVWLRGNEYSFDTRTINMYLDIDASDIEDPVIGANTITKVITGGTYNYWPAKTNMLPAKSLTTKYAILHKIAMTNWMPNEHKAGLNLLMATLIYKIRRGIPVDLDDIIFKHVASFKKPESKESKVKLLFPCTIYGVLLSQGFKPEPNEPMEAPRVRTIDARLKLGTHVLDIFPEHILVEKRTIEMQLSEQLRLRDQEMTATGTETPTDPTTAPEADSTANSQQDESSESD